The Helicobacter pylori genome includes a window with the following:
- the xseA gene encoding exodeoxyribonuclease VII large subunit: protein MHVLSVSEINTQIKALLEVTFLQIRVQGEVSNLTVHKVSGHAYFSLKDSQSVIKCVLFKGNANRLKFALKEGQEVVVFGGVSVYVPRGDYQINCFEIEPKEIGSLTLALEQLKEKLRLKGYFDEANKLPKPHFPKRVAVITSQNSAAWADMKKIASKRWPMCELVCINTLMQGEGCVQSVVESIAYADSFHDTKNAFDAIVMARGGGSMEDLYSFNDEKIADALHLAKTFSMSAIGHESDFLLSDLVADLRASTPSNAMEILLPNSDEWLQRLDGFNVKLHRSFKTLLHQKKAHLEHLADFLKRLSFENKHHLNTLKLEKLKIALENKTLEFLRFKKTLLEKISTQTLTSPFLQTKTERLNRLENALKLAHANLKLPQFGVLVSKNNQAIELEALKRGDKIELSNEKARASAEILSVDRV from the coding sequence GTGCATGTGTTGAGCGTGAGCGAAATCAATACGCAAATCAAAGCCCTTTTAGAAGTGACTTTTTTGCAAATTAGGGTTCAAGGGGAAGTGAGTAATTTGACTGTCCATAAGGTGAGCGGCCATGCGTATTTTTCGCTCAAAGACAGCCAGTCAGTTATTAAATGCGTGCTGTTTAAAGGGAACGCTAACAGGCTTAAATTCGCTTTAAAAGAAGGGCAGGAAGTGGTTGTTTTTGGGGGTGTTAGCGTGTATGTTCCAAGGGGGGATTATCAAATCAATTGCTTTGAAATAGAGCCTAAAGAGATAGGTTCATTAACCCTAGCTTTAGAGCAATTGAAAGAAAAATTACGCCTTAAAGGCTATTTTGATGAAGCCAATAAATTGCCCAAACCGCATTTTCCTAAACGAGTGGCAGTCATCACTTCTCAAAATTCAGCCGCTTGGGCGGACATGAAAAAGATCGCTTCCAAACGATGGCCGATGTGTGAATTGGTTTGCATCAATACTCTAATGCAAGGGGAGGGGTGCGTTCAAAGCGTGGTGGAGAGCATCGCTTATGCGGATAGTTTTCATGACACAAAAAACGCTTTTGATGCGATTGTAATGGCTAGGGGTGGGGGGAGCATGGAGGATTTGTATTCTTTCAATGATGAGAAAATCGCTGATGCATTGCATTTGGCTAAAACTTTCAGCATGTCAGCTATTGGGCATGAGAGCGATTTTTTATTGAGCGATTTGGTGGCGGATTTAAGGGCTTCTACGCCTTCAAATGCGATGGAGATTTTACTCCCCAATAGCGATGAATGGTTGCAAAGACTTGATGGGTTTAATGTGAAATTGCACCGCTCTTTTAAAACTTTGCTCCACCAAAAAAAGGCGCATTTAGAGCATTTAGCGGATTTTTTAAAACGATTGAGTTTTGAAAACAAGCACCATTTAAACACCTTAAAACTAGAGAAACTAAAAATCGCTTTAGAAAATAAAACCTTAGAATTTTTACGCTTTAAAAAAACGCTTTTAGAAAAAATCTCTACTCAAACATTAACAAGCCCTTTTTTACAAACTAAAACAGAGCGATTAAATAGGCTAGAGAATGCCCTTAAACTCGCTCATGCCAATTTGAAATTGCCCCAATTCGGGGTGTTGGTGAGCAAGAATAATCAAGCGATAGAATTAGAGGCATTAAAAAGGGGCGATAAAATTGAATTGAGTAATGAAAAAGCCAGAGCGAGCGCTGAAATTTTGAGCGTGGATAGGGTGTAG
- the rseP gene encoding RIP metalloprotease RseP, with translation MFVIAVLMLAFLIFVHELGHFTIARICGVKVEVFSIGFGKKLYFFKLFGTQFALSLIPLGGYVKLKGMDKEENETNESTNDSYAQKSPFQKLWILFGGAFFNFLFAVLVYFFLALGGEKVLLPVIGDLEKNALEAGLLKGDKILSINHKKIASFREIRSVVARSRGELVLEIERNHQILEKRLTPKIVAVISDSNDPNEMIRYKIIGIKPDMQKTGIVSYSLIQAFKQALSRFKEGVVLIVDSLKRLIMGSASVKELSGVIGIVGALSHANSLSMLLLFGAFLSINLGILNLLPIPALDGAQMLGVVFKNIFHIALPTPIQNALWLAGVGFLVFVMFLGLFNDLTRLL, from the coding sequence ATGTTTGTTATAGCAGTTTTAATGCTGGCGTTTTTAATCTTTGTCCATGAATTAGGGCATTTCACTATCGCTAGGATTTGTGGGGTCAAGGTAGAAGTGTTTAGCATTGGTTTTGGTAAAAAACTCTATTTTTTTAAGCTTTTTGGCACGCAATTCGCTTTGTCTTTGATCCCGCTTGGGGGCTATGTGAAATTAAAGGGCATGGATAAAGAAGAAAATGAAACGAATGAAAGCACGAATGATAGCTATGCGCAAAAAAGCCCTTTCCAAAAACTATGGATACTATTTGGGGGGGCGTTTTTTAATTTTCTTTTTGCGGTTTTAGTGTATTTTTTTCTGGCATTGGGTGGGGAAAAAGTCTTACTGCCTGTCATTGGCGATTTAGAAAAAAACGCGCTAGAAGCCGGGCTATTAAAGGGGGATAAAATCCTTTCTATCAACCACAAAAAAATAGCGAGTTTTAGAGAGATTAGAAGCGTAGTGGCGCGTTCTAGAGGCGAGTTGGTTTTAGAAATAGAGCGCAACCATCAGATTTTAGAAAAACGACTGACCCCTAAAATCGTGGCGGTGATAAGCGATTCTAACGATCCTAATGAAATGATCCGGTATAAAATCATAGGCATTAAACCGGACATGCAAAAAACAGGCATTGTTTCTTATTCCTTAATTCAGGCGTTCAAGCAGGCCTTGAGTCGGTTTAAAGAGGGCGTTGTTTTGATCGTGGATTCTTTAAAGCGTTTGATTATGGGGAGCGCTTCAGTTAAGGAATTGAGTGGGGTAATAGGCATTGTGGGGGCGTTAAGCCATGCCAATAGTTTGAGCATGCTTTTGTTGTTTGGGGCGTTTTTGTCTATCAATTTAGGGATTTTAAACTTACTACCCATTCCAGCCTTAGATGGGGCACAAATGCTAGGGGTTGTTTTTAAAAATATTTTTCATATCGCTTTGCCAACACCCATACAAAATGCGTTGTGGCTAGCGGGGGTGGGGTTTTTGGTTTTTGTCATGTTTTTAGGGCTTTTCAATGATCTCACTCGTTTGCTATAA
- a CDS encoding MotE family protein, with the protein MRKILLMGLILQALFGEEAAQELLQCSAIFESKKAELKDDLRRLSEKEQSLRILQTENARLLDEKNDLLNKKEKEVEEKLKKLAAKEEAFKTLQTEEKKRLKNLIEENEGILREIKQAKDSKIGETYSKMKDSKSALILENLPTQNALEILMALKPQELGKILAKMDPKKAAALTELWQKPPREDKEIPKTTTPTPPIVPTPSKEPMIKDPNTKEPAGV; encoded by the coding sequence ATGCGTAAAATCTTGTTAATGGGTCTGATTTTACAAGCACTCTTTGGCGAAGAAGCCGCGCAAGAATTGTTGCAATGCTCTGCGATTTTTGAATCCAAAAAAGCCGAATTGAAAGACGATTTGCGCCGATTGAGCGAAAAAGAGCAGTCTTTAAGGATCTTACAAACCGAAAATGCACGCCTTTTAGACGAAAAAAACGATCTGTTAAACAAAAAAGAAAAAGAAGTGGAAGAAAAACTGAAAAAATTAGCCGCTAAAGAAGAAGCCTTTAAAACCTTACAAACGGAAGAAAAAAAACGCCTTAAAAATTTGATAGAAGAAAACGAAGGCATTTTAAGAGAAATCAAGCAGGCTAAAGACAGCAAGATTGGCGAGACTTACTCTAAAATGAAAGATTCTAAGTCCGCCTTGATTTTAGAAAATCTACCCACTCAAAACGCCTTAGAAATTTTAATGGCGCTAAAACCCCAAGAACTAGGTAAAATTTTAGCCAAAATGGATCCTAAAAAAGCGGCGGCTTTGACAGAGTTGTGGCAAAAACCCCCACGAGAAGATAAAGAAATCCCAAAAACCACAACGCCCACGCCCCCTATAGTGCCCACGCCTTCAAAAGAGCCGATGATAAAAGATCCTAACACCAAAGAGCCTGCAGGGGTATGA